From one Pseudactinotalea sp. HY158 genomic stretch:
- the dnaN gene encoding DNA polymerase III subunit beta: MKFRVERDVLAEAVTWTARTLPVRPPVPVLSGVRITAVADGTLTLSTFDYDVSARSQVAADVEEPGEVLVSGRLLADISRALPARPIEMTIEGTKVQVTCGSSRFTLATMPVDEYPTLPDMPAHAGSIPVDAFSRAVAQVSIAAGRDETLPLLTGVKLEIRGDKLTFMATDRYRLALREISWAPVNPQIEREALVRARTLTDVAKSLTSAGNVELSLSEGSDIIGFEAGGRHSTSVLVDGDYPPVRRLFPDQTSIHTVTNTAALIEAAKRVALVAERNTPIRLTFSEGQVVLEAGQGDDAQASEALESTLVGEEISTAFNPTYLLEGLAALGTDFVRLSFTQASKPVVMTGQDSLDSEDHFDEFRYLLMPIRFAS; encoded by the coding sequence GTGAAGTTTCGAGTTGAGCGAGACGTCCTCGCCGAAGCCGTGACGTGGACAGCTCGCACCTTGCCGGTGCGTCCACCCGTTCCCGTCCTGTCCGGAGTGCGAATCACAGCCGTCGCTGACGGCACCCTGACCCTGTCGACCTTCGACTACGACGTCTCGGCCCGGTCCCAGGTGGCCGCCGACGTGGAGGAGCCGGGAGAGGTCCTGGTCTCCGGACGGCTCCTGGCCGACATCTCCAGGGCCCTGCCGGCCCGCCCCATCGAGATGACCATCGAGGGCACCAAGGTCCAGGTCACGTGCGGATCCTCGCGCTTCACGCTCGCGACGATGCCGGTCGACGAGTATCCGACGCTCCCGGACATGCCGGCGCATGCCGGTTCGATCCCCGTCGACGCGTTCTCCCGCGCGGTCGCCCAGGTCTCGATCGCGGCGGGCAGGGACGAGACCCTTCCCCTGCTCACGGGCGTCAAGCTCGAGATCCGTGGTGACAAGCTCACGTTCATGGCGACCGACCGCTACCGGCTCGCCCTGCGGGAGATCTCGTGGGCGCCGGTCAATCCGCAGATCGAGCGGGAGGCGCTCGTGCGGGCGCGGACCCTCACCGACGTCGCCAAGTCGCTCACCTCCGCCGGCAACGTGGAACTGTCCCTCTCCGAGGGGTCGGACATCATCGGGTTCGAGGCGGGCGGGCGCCACAGCACCTCGGTGCTCGTGGACGGCGACTACCCCCCGGTGCGCCGACTCTTCCCCGATCAGACCTCGATCCACACCGTGACGAACACGGCCGCGCTCATCGAGGCCGCCAAGCGCGTCGCCCTCGTGGCCGAACGCAACACTCCGATCCGGCTGACGTTCAGCGAGGGGCAGGTCGTGCTCGAAGCCGGTCAGGGAGACGACGCCCAGGCCTCCGAGGCGCTCGAGTCCACCCTCGTGGGCGAGGAGATCAGCACGGCCTTCAACCCGACGTACCTGCTCGAGGGCCTGGCCGCGCTGGGAACGGACTTCGTTCGGCTCTCGTTCACGCAGGCGTCCAAGCCCGTGGTCATGACCGGGCAGGACAGCCTCGACTCGGAGGATCACTTCGACGAGTTCCGCTACCTGCTCATGCCCATTCGCTTCGCGAGCTGA
- the gnd gene encoding phosphogluconate dehydrogenase (NAD(+)-dependent, decarboxylating), which yields MHIGLIGLGRMGGNMRARLRAAGIEVTGYDPNPEVSDVADLDALVAALPSTKIVWVMVPAGEVTESVITGLAGHLRAGDLVIDGGNTRYHDDLRRARELGARGIRYVDAGVSGGIWGKDVGYGLMVGGEDEAITELMPVFDALRPDGPREEGFVHAGPVGAGHYAKMIHNGVEYGIMQAYAEGYEILAARPDLVPDVSKVFQAWQRGTVVRSWLLELLIKALNSDPRLHEIQGYVADSGEGRWTVKEAVDLAVPAPVISAALFARFDSRQEDSPAMKAVAALRQQFGGHAVRAAEEQ from the coding sequence ATGCACATCGGACTCATCGGCCTCGGTCGAATGGGGGGCAACATGCGTGCCCGCCTCCGAGCCGCGGGAATCGAGGTGACCGGTTACGACCCCAACCCCGAGGTCTCCGACGTCGCCGATCTGGACGCCCTGGTGGCCGCGCTGCCCTCGACGAAGATCGTGTGGGTCATGGTTCCGGCCGGCGAGGTGACCGAATCGGTCATCACCGGCCTCGCCGGGCACCTGCGGGCCGGCGACCTCGTCATCGACGGCGGGAACACCCGGTATCACGACGATCTCCGACGCGCGAGGGAACTCGGCGCGCGCGGAATCCGCTACGTCGACGCCGGCGTCTCGGGCGGCATCTGGGGCAAGGACGTCGGCTATGGGCTCATGGTCGGAGGCGAGGACGAGGCGATCACCGAGCTCATGCCCGTCTTCGACGCACTGCGCCCCGACGGGCCGCGCGAGGAGGGCTTCGTGCACGCCGGCCCGGTCGGCGCCGGGCACTACGCCAAGATGATCCACAACGGCGTCGAGTACGGCATCATGCAGGCCTACGCCGAGGGCTACGAGATCCTCGCCGCCCGCCCGGATCTCGTACCCGACGTGAGCAAGGTCTTCCAGGCGTGGCAGCGGGGAACGGTTGTGCGGTCGTGGCTGCTCGAGCTGCTCATCAAGGCGCTCAACTCCGATCCCCGCCTCCACGAGATCCAGGGTTATGTGGCCGACTCCGGGGAGGGGCGCTGGACCGTCAAGGAGGCCGTGGACCTCGCGGTTCCCGCGCCGGTCATCAGCGCCGCGCTCTTCGCGCGCTTCGACTCCCGACAGGAGGACTCCCCGGCGATGAAGGCGGTGGCGGCACTCCGCCAACAGTTCGGCGGCCATGCCGTGCGGGCGGCCGAGGAGCAGTGA
- the recF gene encoding DNA replication/repair protein RecF — protein sequence MYVSDLALTDFRSYPHVVLALEPGVTALVGPNGQGKTNLVESLGYLATFSSHRVAGDAALVRAGTPRAIVQAKVVRAGRPTTLEVEIVAGRANRARLNRAPVTRTRELLGHLRTVLFAPEDLALVKGDPDGRRRFVDELLVLLSPRFASVRTDYERVIKQRNALLKSAGAARRGGRGADLSTLDIWDAKAAAAGAELLAARVRLLAELRPHVATAYEQVSGGQGSAELRYRTSLEADSRRPVGGKVARPVAGPVDGTGGSRDVLVATAEEAELADAALVEARLLEAMARLRGKELDRGVSLVGPHRDDLDLVLGGLPAKGYASHGESWSFALALRLASYELLRHDDWTEDGEPVLILDDVFAELDARRRARLAELVASAQQVIITAAVATDVPVELSGGRIDVMESVATRVR from the coding sequence ATGTATGTCTCCGACCTCGCGCTGACCGACTTCCGCTCCTATCCGCACGTCGTGCTCGCGCTCGAGCCCGGGGTGACGGCGCTCGTGGGACCGAACGGGCAGGGGAAGACGAACCTCGTCGAGTCCCTCGGCTACCTCGCCACCTTCAGCTCCCACCGGGTGGCGGGCGATGCCGCCCTCGTGCGCGCGGGCACTCCGCGGGCGATCGTGCAGGCCAAGGTCGTGCGGGCGGGCCGGCCGACCACGCTCGAGGTCGAGATCGTCGCGGGTCGCGCGAATCGGGCCCGCCTCAACCGGGCACCCGTCACCCGCACCCGGGAGCTGCTCGGACATCTGCGGACGGTGCTCTTCGCACCCGAGGACCTCGCCCTCGTCAAGGGCGATCCGGACGGCCGGCGCCGCTTCGTCGACGAGCTGCTCGTGCTCCTGAGTCCGCGGTTCGCATCCGTGCGAACCGACTACGAACGCGTGATCAAGCAACGCAACGCCCTGCTCAAGTCGGCCGGCGCGGCGCGCCGGGGCGGCCGGGGCGCCGACCTGAGCACGCTCGACATCTGGGACGCCAAGGCGGCCGCCGCGGGGGCGGAGCTGCTCGCCGCGCGCGTGCGGCTGCTCGCGGAGCTGCGGCCCCACGTCGCGACCGCCTACGAACAGGTCTCCGGCGGTCAGGGGTCGGCCGAGCTTCGCTACCGCACGAGCCTCGAGGCCGATTCGCGCCGGCCGGTCGGCGGCAAAGTCGCCCGCCCGGTCGCCGGCCCGGTCGACGGCACGGGCGGCTCTCGGGACGTCCTCGTCGCGACGGCCGAGGAGGCCGAGCTCGCAGACGCCGCCCTCGTCGAGGCCCGGCTGCTCGAGGCGATGGCGCGGCTGCGCGGCAAGGAGCTGGACCGGGGCGTCAGCCTCGTGGGCCCACACCGTGACGACCTCGACCTCGTCCTCGGCGGGCTGCCGGCCAAGGGGTACGCCAGTCACGGGGAGTCGTGGTCGTTCGCGCTGGCGCTGCGGCTCGCGTCGTATGAATTGCTTCGCCACGACGACTGGACCGAGGACGGCGAGCCCGTGCTCATCCTCGACGACGTGTTCGCGGAGCTCGACGCCCGCCGCCGGGCCCGGCTCGCGGAACTCGTGGCGTCGGCCCAGCAGGTGATCATCACGGCCGCCGTGGCCACGGACGTTCCCGTGGAGTTGAGCGGCGGCCGCATCGACGTGATGGAATCGGTGGCCACGCGTGTCCGCTGA
- a CDS encoding DUF721 domain-containing protein yields MSAEPPPDRSADPDRGTGQWRPERPELPDDPSEEADPLQAARTALARARAAARDRGATPGAPSLRRRGGYRGTVGHHPDVVPGAGRDPESVGDSMDRLSAQLGWRRPLSIAGVIGRWREIVGDQVADHCTPETFIEGKLVVRADSTAWTTQLRLLLPQLERRLAEEIGEGVVTGIQVLGPGGPSWRRGPRSVPGRGPRDTYG; encoded by the coding sequence GTGTCCGCTGAGCCGCCCCCCGACCGGTCCGCCGATCCCGACCGCGGCACAGGGCAGTGGCGACCCGAGCGACCGGAGCTTCCCGACGACCCGTCGGAGGAGGCCGATCCGCTCCAGGCGGCGCGCACCGCGCTCGCCCGGGCACGCGCGGCCGCGCGGGACCGCGGTGCCACGCCGGGTGCCCCGAGCCTGCGACGCCGCGGCGGCTACAGGGGCACGGTGGGCCATCATCCCGACGTGGTTCCGGGGGCGGGCCGGGACCCCGAGTCGGTCGGCGACTCCATGGACCGGCTCTCCGCGCAGCTCGGCTGGCGGAGGCCGTTGTCGATCGCGGGGGTCATCGGGCGCTGGCGGGAGATCGTGGGCGATCAGGTGGCGGACCACTGCACGCCCGAGACGTTCATCGAGGGCAAGCTCGTCGTCCGCGCGGATTCGACCGCCTGGACGACCCAACTGCGCCTCCTGCTGCCGCAACTCGAGCGGCGCCTCGCCGAGGAGATCGGCGAGGGCGTGGTCACCGGGATCCAGGTGCTCGGACCCGGCGGACCGAGCTGGCGCCGGGGCCCCCGGTCGGTCCCCGGGCGCGGCCCGCGGGACACGTACGGCTGA
- the gyrB gene encoding DNA topoisomerase (ATP-hydrolyzing) subunit B has protein sequence MAESTLSSSTNNHEDPSYGAGSITVLEGLEAVRKRPGMYIGSTGERGLHHLVYEVVDNSVDEALAGHCDRIDIVLQADGGLRVVDNGRGIPVDIHPTEGRPTLEVVMTILHAGGKFGGGGYAVSGGLHGVGISVVNALSSRLVSEVSRQGYTWRLEFANGGHPVGELERVEATEATGTTQTFYPDPEIFETTEFDFETLRARLQQMAFLNKGLTISLTDERQSEEVDEVAGDEAAANEPRSVVYRYDRGLLDYVDHLVRVRKLDPVHAQIIDFEAEDAGQTISIEIAMQWTSSYSEGVHTYANTINTTEGGTHEEGFRSALTTLVNRYAREKGLLKEKEENLTGEDIREGLIAVISIKLGEPQFEGQTKTKLGNTEARTFTQKVLYDQLGDWLEKNPNDARDVIRKASQAAQARMAARKAREATRRKGLLEGGGMPGKLRDCSSRDASISEVFIVEGDSAGGSAVQGRNPETQAILPIRGKILNVEKARLDRALGNAEVQALITAFGTGIGDEFDISKLRYHKIILMADADVDGQHIATLLLTLLFRYMPELLTAGHVYLATPPLYRLKWTNAPHEFVYSDKERDAHVEAGLAKNRRLPKDGGIQRYKGLGEMDYRELWETTMDPSSRTLKQVTLDDAAAADETFTILMGEDVESRRAFIQRNARDVRFLDI, from the coding sequence GTGGCTGAATCGACCCTCTCATCATCGACGAACAACCATGAGGATCCGAGCTACGGGGCCGGGAGCATCACCGTCCTGGAGGGCCTCGAGGCCGTGCGCAAGCGGCCCGGCATGTACATCGGCTCGACGGGCGAGCGCGGCCTGCACCACCTCGTGTACGAGGTCGTCGACAACTCGGTCGACGAGGCCCTCGCCGGACACTGCGACCGGATCGACATCGTGCTCCAGGCGGACGGGGGACTTCGGGTCGTGGACAACGGCCGCGGCATCCCGGTCGACATCCACCCGACCGAGGGCCGTCCGACCCTCGAGGTCGTCATGACGATCCTGCACGCCGGCGGCAAGTTCGGCGGCGGTGGCTACGCGGTCTCCGGGGGGCTGCACGGGGTGGGCATCTCCGTGGTCAACGCGCTCTCCTCCCGCCTCGTCTCCGAGGTGAGCCGGCAGGGCTACACGTGGCGGCTGGAGTTCGCGAACGGTGGTCACCCCGTCGGCGAACTCGAGCGCGTCGAGGCCACCGAGGCGACCGGCACGACCCAGACCTTCTACCCGGACCCGGAGATCTTCGAGACCACCGAGTTCGACTTCGAGACGCTCCGGGCCCGGCTGCAGCAGATGGCCTTCCTCAACAAGGGCCTGACCATCTCGCTCACGGACGAGCGCCAGAGCGAGGAGGTCGACGAGGTCGCCGGCGACGAGGCGGCCGCGAACGAGCCACGCTCGGTCGTCTACCGCTACGATCGCGGCCTCCTCGACTACGTCGACCACCTCGTGCGGGTGCGCAAGCTCGATCCGGTGCACGCCCAGATCATCGACTTCGAGGCCGAGGACGCCGGGCAGACGATCTCGATCGAGATCGCGATGCAGTGGACGAGTTCCTACAGCGAGGGGGTGCACACCTACGCCAACACGATCAACACGACCGAGGGCGGCACCCACGAGGAGGGCTTCCGGTCCGCGCTCACCACGCTCGTCAACCGCTACGCCCGGGAGAAGGGGCTGCTCAAGGAGAAGGAGGAGAACCTCACGGGTGAGGACATCCGCGAGGGGCTCATCGCCGTCATCTCGATCAAGCTCGGCGAACCCCAGTTCGAGGGGCAGACGAAGACCAAGCTCGGCAACACCGAGGCCCGCACGTTCACGCAGAAGGTGCTCTACGACCAGCTCGGCGACTGGCTGGAGAAGAACCCGAACGACGCCCGCGACGTGATCCGCAAGGCCAGCCAGGCGGCGCAGGCCCGGATGGCGGCCCGCAAGGCCCGGGAGGCGACCCGCCGCAAGGGCCTCCTCGAGGGGGGCGGCATGCCCGGCAAGCTGCGGGACTGCTCGAGCCGTGACGCCTCGATCAGCGAGGTCTTCATCGTCGAGGGAGACTCGGCCGGCGGCTCCGCCGTCCAGGGCCGCAACCCCGAGACGCAGGCGATCCTGCCGATCCGGGGAAAGATCCTCAACGTGGAGAAGGCCCGGCTCGACCGCGCCCTCGGAAACGCCGAGGTGCAGGCGCTCATCACCGCATTCGGCACCGGGATCGGCGACGAGTTCGACATCTCGAAGCTGCGGTACCACAAGATCATCCTCATGGCCGATGCGGACGTCGACGGCCAGCACATCGCCACGCTGCTGCTCACGCTCCTGTTCCGGTACATGCCGGAGCTGCTCACCGCCGGCCACGTGTATCTGGCCACCCCGCCGCTGTACCGGCTCAAGTGGACGAACGCCCCGCACGAGTTCGTCTACTCGGACAAGGAGCGCGACGCCCACGTCGAGGCCGGACTCGCGAAGAACCGGCGGCTGCCGAAGGACGGCGGCATCCAGCGTTACAAGGGTCTGGGCGAGATGGACTACCGGGAGCTGTGGGAGACGACGATGGACCCGTCCTCCCGCACCCTCAAGCAGGTCACCCTCGACGATGCCGCCGCGGCCGACGAGACGTTCACCATCCTCATGGGCGAGGACGTCGAATCCCGCCGGGCGTTCATCCAGCGCAACGCCCGCGATGTGCGCTTCCTCGACATCTGA
- the gyrA gene encoding DNA gyrase subunit A, translating into MSDTPTSVPESTGRIEQVDLQLEMQRSYLDYAMSVIVGRALPEIRDGLKPVHRRVLYAMYDGGYRPDSSFSKCSRVVGDVMGQFHPHGDSAIYDALVRLVQPWSLRYPLVAGQGNFGSPGNDPAAAPRYTECKMAPLAMEMLRDIDKDTVDFGDNYDGRTQEPLVLPSRFPNLLVNGSAGIAVGMATNIPPHNLREVADAVHWFLDHPDATPEELLAASMQRIKGPDFPTGAQILGIRGIEDAYRTGRGSVTMRAVVEVEEIQGRQCLVVTELPYQVNPDNLAAKIAELTRDGRLQGIADIRDETSGRAGQRLVIVLKRDAIAKVVLNNLYKHTQLQDTFGANMLALVDGVPRTLSLNAFIRHWTDHQVEVIVRRTQWLLRRAEDRIHILRGLIKALDALDAVIALIRASATVDAARTGLMDLLEIDEIQANAILEMQLRRLAALERQKILNEFATLEAEIAEYREILASPVRQREIIATELTELVDRYGDERRTTILPFDGEMSIEDLIPEEDVVVTITRGGYAKRTRTDNYRAQHRGGKGVRGAQLRGDDVVDQFFTTTTHHWLLFFTNLGRVYRAKGYELPEGGRDAKGQHVANLLAFQPDETIAQVLAIRDYTQAEYLVLATKSGLVKKTRLSEYDSSRTGGVIAINLREQADGTPDEVVAARLVDSDDDLLLVSRGGQSIRFTATDDALRPMGRATSGVTGMKFRGEDSLLNMTVVEPGADLFVVTEGGFAKRTRVEEYRLQGRGGLGIKVANLVQARGDLVGALITHSDDEVLVIMSKGKIVRSAVNEVSLTGRNTQGVTFARPDKGDRIIAVARNDESVEEEIDEVPPQEDDDSLVDGVASGEDQADDAAEEGDE; encoded by the coding sequence GTGAGCGACACCCCCACCTCGGTTCCTGAGTCCACCGGCCGGATCGAACAGGTCGACCTCCAGCTCGAGATGCAGCGGTCCTATCTCGACTACGCCATGAGCGTCATCGTCGGGCGCGCACTTCCGGAGATCCGCGACGGTCTCAAGCCCGTGCACCGGCGCGTGCTCTATGCGATGTACGACGGCGGCTACCGCCCCGACTCCTCGTTCTCGAAGTGCTCGCGCGTCGTCGGCGACGTCATGGGGCAGTTCCACCCGCACGGCGACAGCGCGATCTACGACGCGCTCGTGCGGCTCGTGCAGCCGTGGTCGCTGCGCTACCCGCTCGTGGCCGGCCAGGGCAACTTCGGCTCCCCCGGCAACGACCCGGCGGCCGCGCCCCGGTACACCGAGTGCAAGATGGCCCCACTCGCGATGGAGATGCTGCGGGACATCGACAAGGACACGGTCGACTTCGGCGACAACTACGACGGCCGCACGCAGGAACCGCTCGTGCTGCCCAGCCGGTTCCCGAACCTGCTCGTCAACGGCTCGGCGGGCATCGCCGTCGGAATGGCCACGAACATCCCCCCGCACAACCTGCGGGAGGTGGCCGACGCGGTGCATTGGTTCCTCGATCACCCGGACGCCACCCCGGAGGAGCTCCTCGCGGCCTCGATGCAGCGCATCAAGGGGCCCGACTTCCCGACCGGCGCGCAGATCCTCGGGATCCGGGGGATCGAGGACGCGTATCGCACCGGCCGCGGGTCGGTCACGATGCGCGCGGTGGTCGAGGTGGAGGAGATCCAGGGCCGGCAGTGCCTCGTGGTGACCGAGCTGCCCTATCAGGTCAATCCGGACAACCTCGCCGCCAAGATCGCCGAGCTCACCCGCGACGGCCGCCTGCAGGGCATCGCCGACATCCGCGACGAGACCTCGGGGCGCGCCGGCCAGCGCCTCGTCATCGTGCTCAAGCGCGACGCGATCGCCAAGGTCGTGCTCAACAACCTCTACAAGCACACCCAGCTGCAGGACACCTTCGGCGCGAACATGCTCGCGCTCGTGGACGGCGTCCCCCGCACCCTCTCCCTCAACGCCTTCATCCGGCACTGGACCGATCACCAGGTCGAGGTCATCGTGCGCCGCACGCAGTGGCTGCTGCGCCGCGCCGAGGACCGCATCCACATCCTCCGCGGGCTCATCAAGGCCCTCGACGCCCTCGACGCGGTCATTGCGCTCATCCGGGCGTCGGCCACGGTCGACGCGGCCCGCACCGGCCTCATGGACCTCCTCGAGATCGACGAGATCCAGGCCAACGCGATCCTCGAGATGCAGCTGCGCCGCCTCGCGGCGCTGGAGCGACAGAAGATCCTCAACGAGTTCGCCACCCTCGAGGCCGAGATCGCCGAATACCGGGAGATCCTCGCCTCCCCGGTGCGGCAGCGGGAGATCATCGCCACCGAGCTGACCGAGCTCGTCGACCGCTACGGCGACGAACGCCGCACGACGATCCTGCCCTTCGACGGTGAGATGAGCATCGAGGACCTCATCCCCGAGGAGGACGTCGTGGTGACGATCACCCGCGGCGGCTACGCGAAGCGCACCCGCACCGACAACTACCGTGCCCAGCATCGCGGCGGCAAGGGCGTGCGGGGGGCCCAGCTGCGGGGCGACGACGTGGTGGATCAGTTCTTCACCACGACGACGCATCACTGGCTGCTGTTCTTCACCAACCTCGGGCGCGTCTATCGGGCCAAGGGGTACGAGCTGCCCGAGGGCGGCCGGGACGCCAAGGGTCAGCACGTGGCGAACCTGCTCGCGTTCCAGCCGGACGAGACGATCGCCCAGGTGCTCGCCATCCGCGACTACACCCAGGCCGAGTACCTCGTGCTCGCCACCAAGTCCGGGCTTGTGAAGAAGACCCGCCTGAGCGAGTACGACTCCTCCCGCACCGGCGGGGTCATCGCGATCAACCTGCGCGAGCAGGCGGACGGCACGCCGGACGAGGTGGTCGCCGCCCGGCTGGTCGACAGCGACGACGATCTCCTGCTCGTCTCCCGCGGCGGTCAGTCCATCCGGTTCACCGCCACCGACGACGCGTTGCGGCCGATGGGCCGGGCCACGAGCGGGGTCACCGGAATGAAGTTCCGGGGTGAGGACTCCCTGCTCAACATGACCGTGGTCGAGCCGGGCGCCGACCTCTTCGTGGTGACCGAGGGCGGCTTCGCCAAGCGCACGCGCGTGGAGGAGTACCGGCTGCAGGGCCGCGGCGGACTGGGCATCAAGGTGGCCAACCTCGTCCAGGCTCGCGGTGATCTCGTCGGCGCCCTCATCACCCATTCCGACGACGAGGTGCTCGTGATCATGTCGAAGGGCAAGATCGTGCGCTCCGCCGTGAACGAGGTCTCCCTCACGGGTCGCAACACCCAGGGGGTCACCTTCGCCCGGCCGGACAAGGGCGACCGGATCATCGCCGTGGCCCGCAACGACGAATCGGTCGAGGAGGAGATCGACGAGGTCCCGCCGCAGGAGGATGACGATTCCCTGGTCGATGGCGTAGCGTCTGGCGAGGACCAGGCCGACGACGCGGCCGAGGAAGGTGACGAATGA
- a CDS encoding DUF3566 domain-containing protein — MSQNPQQPPVTQQAPAVPPQRTSTRTSTSGEPAPAGVNADAPTAGVPRTSTPPTIRPAAGPVPPAASRAGQTSFVEQGQLGRPGQRSGEFHSTRPATAPTPAPAGGAASSSSVPGPRRVRLTLSHMDPWSVMKLAFLLSIAIGIMIVVAAALSWMVLNQMGVFAKINNLVINDLQATSFGPILEYMEFSRVLSVATVIAVIDIVLFTALATLGAFIYNFVAAMVGGLHLTLTDD, encoded by the coding sequence ATGAGCCAGAACCCCCAGCAGCCGCCGGTGACGCAACAGGCGCCGGCCGTGCCCCCGCAACGGACCTCGACGCGCACGAGCACGAGCGGCGAGCCCGCTCCCGCGGGGGTGAACGCAGACGCCCCGACGGCCGGCGTGCCCCGCACGTCCACGCCGCCGACCATCCGGCCCGCCGCCGGACCGGTGCCCCCGGCGGCGTCCCGAGCCGGCCAGACCTCGTTCGTCGAGCAGGGGCAACTGGGCCGGCCGGGGCAACGGAGCGGCGAGTTCCACTCCACCCGACCGGCTACGGCGCCCACGCCCGCCCCCGCGGGGGGAGCTGCGTCGTCCTCGAGCGTTCCCGGGCCCAGGCGGGTGCGACTCACGCTCTCGCACATGGATCCGTGGTCCGTGATGAAGCTCGCGTTCCTGCTCTCGATCGCGATCGGGATCATGATCGTCGTGGCGGCGGCGCTCTCGTGGATGGTGCTCAACCAGATGGGCGTGTTCGCGAAGATCAACAACCTCGTGATCAATGATCTGCAGGCGACCTCCTTCGGACCGATCCTGGAGTACATGGAGTTCTCGCGGGTGCTGTCGGTCGCGACCGTCATCGCGGTCATCGACATCGTGCTGTTCACGGCGCTGGCGACCCTGGGGGCGTTCATCTACAACTTCGTCGCGGCGATGGTGGGTGGCCTGCATCTCACTTTGACCGATGACTAG
- a CDS encoding DLW-39 family protein, with the protein MKKLLFLAAVVAGGVFVWRKVQEEKAQRELWTEVSDPV; encoded by the coding sequence ATGAAGAAGCTGCTGTTCCTGGCGGCCGTCGTGGCCGGCGGTGTCTTCGTCTGGCGCAAGGTCCAGGAGGAGAAGGCCCAGCGCGAGCTGTGGACCGAGGTCTCCGACCCCGTCTGA